A stretch of the Geovibrio thiophilus genome encodes the following:
- a CDS encoding ATP-dependent Clp protease ATP-binding subunit, which produces MFDLFTDRARRVILYSREAAEKLLQISIDTEHILMGLLREKTGAAADIFNKRGLDTNVLINDIKKMSVQGRNLMIKGSLPFSPMGKTVLEAAVEEARLLESKYINTEHILLGLLRERRGKAYMLLSKLGFELAPVREEIRALSSTKIQGATVSTPTLDEFGRDLTELAKEGKLDPVIGRSGEIERLIQILCRRIKNNAVIIGEPGVGKTAIVEGLAREMVSSGIPEFLKNKRLISLELGSLVAGTKYRGQFEERMKNLIKEIEQATNIIVFIDEIHTIVGAGAAEGSIDASNMLKPALARGSFQCIGATTLTEYRKHFEKDGALNRRFQTIFVNPPNADETIEILGGIRKYYEDFHKVYITDEVLKETVYLTDRYVTDKFQPDKSIDVIDEASSKLKLSVNILPDSLKEVKLKLDAAMDKRNRLIADNDFDSVEKVTKDIDRLSGKFRNLFGEWTQELDLNWPSLNKDHISEVVAMMTGIPVQKLREDQMERIANVGRDIKKYVLGQDEAVDALARSIKRSFAGLNNPDRPLGSFIFLGPTGVGKTEVAKRLAEIVFGSAGTLIRIDMSEFMEKFNVSRLIGAPPGYVGYEEGGKLTEQVRRKPYSVVLFDEIEKAHPEVMNILLQILDEGHIHDSLGHMVNFKNTVVIMTSNLGTKLTLDSRSMGFSTSEDKVSFEIDYERFKSNAFKELRDRFSPEFLNRVDSHIVFKPLGKSDLLKIIDLQVDEINQRLEKHEKKVVLDDKVKEFLLEQDYNFNYGARPIKRILQTHIEDNLSDILISGRYKKRRNLRAVLKDGQISFK; this is translated from the coding sequence ATGTTTGATCTCTTCACGGACAGGGCTAGGCGGGTGATTCTCTACTCCAGAGAGGCCGCGGAAAAGCTCCTTCAAATATCCATAGATACGGAACACATCCTTATGGGGCTCCTCAGAGAGAAGACTGGCGCCGCCGCAGATATTTTCAATAAACGCGGGCTCGACACCAACGTGCTCATAAACGACATCAAAAAAATGAGCGTTCAGGGCAGAAACCTGATGATAAAAGGAAGCCTCCCCTTCAGCCCCATGGGAAAAACAGTGCTTGAGGCAGCGGTGGAAGAAGCACGCCTGCTTGAGAGTAAATACATCAACACCGAGCATATCCTCCTCGGTCTCCTCCGTGAGCGCAGGGGCAAGGCATATATGCTCCTCAGCAAGCTGGGCTTTGAGCTTGCGCCGGTGAGGGAGGAAATACGCGCGCTCTCCTCAACAAAGATTCAGGGAGCCACAGTCTCCACCCCCACTCTGGACGAGTTCGGGCGGGATCTCACCGAACTTGCCAAGGAAGGAAAGCTTGACCCCGTGATAGGCAGAAGCGGAGAAATCGAAAGACTTATCCAGATCCTCTGCCGGAGGATAAAAAACAACGCCGTGATAATCGGCGAACCCGGCGTGGGCAAAACAGCCATTGTCGAAGGTCTCGCCCGTGAGATGGTCTCCTCCGGCATACCCGAATTTCTGAAAAACAAACGCCTCATATCTCTGGAACTTGGCAGTCTTGTCGCAGGAACCAAATACAGAGGTCAGTTTGAGGAAAGGATGAAAAACCTGATCAAAGAGATCGAACAGGCGACGAATATAATAGTCTTCATAGATGAAATACACACCATAGTCGGCGCAGGGGCGGCGGAAGGCTCCATTGACGCATCCAACATGCTCAAACCCGCTCTCGCCAGAGGCTCTTTTCAGTGTATCGGCGCGACAACGCTCACGGAATACAGAAAGCATTTTGAAAAGGACGGAGCACTGAACAGGCGCTTCCAGACAATCTTCGTAAACCCGCCCAACGCAGACGAGACCATCGAAATCCTCGGAGGAATAAGAAAATATTACGAAGACTTCCACAAGGTCTACATCACTGATGAAGTACTGAAGGAAACAGTTTACCTGACAGACAGATACGTTACGGATAAATTTCAGCCGGACAAAAGCATTGATGTGATAGACGAAGCAAGCTCCAAGCTGAAACTAAGCGTTAATATACTCCCCGACAGCCTGAAAGAGGTCAAGCTGAAGCTTGACGCGGCAATGGACAAACGCAACAGGCTGATAGCCGACAACGACTTTGACTCTGTGGAAAAGGTCACGAAAGACATAGACCGTCTCAGCGGGAAGTTCCGTAATCTCTTCGGGGAATGGACTCAGGAGCTTGACCTGAACTGGCCTTCCCTCAACAAGGATCATATATCCGAAGTGGTGGCGATGATGACGGGAATCCCCGTGCAGAAGCTCCGTGAAGACCAGATGGAACGCATAGCGAATGTAGGCAGGGATATTAAAAAATACGTCCTCGGTCAGGATGAGGCAGTGGACGCCCTCGCCCGCTCCATAAAACGCAGCTTCGCGGGGCTCAATAACCCCGACCGTCCGTTAGGCTCTTTCATATTCCTCGGACCCACCGGTGTGGGCAAGACGGAAGTCGCAAAACGTTTGGCTGAGATAGTTTTCGGTTCCGCGGGAACCCTGATCCGTATCGACATGAGTGAGTTCATGGAAAAGTTTAATGTTTCCAGACTCATAGGGGCTCCCCCCGGATATGTGGGCTATGAGGAGGGAGGCAAACTCACCGAGCAGGTACGCAGAAAACCCTACTCTGTGGTGCTTTTTGATGAAATAGAGAAGGCGCACCCCGAAGTGATGAATATTCTGCTCCAGATTCTGGACGAAGGACACATACACGACAGCCTCGGGCACATGGTGAACTTCAAAAATACAGTAGTGATCATGACTTCTAACCTCGGCACCAAACTCACGCTGGATTCACGCTCCATGGGGTTCAGTACCTCGGAAGACAAGGTCAGTTTCGAGATAGATTATGAACGGTTCAAATCCAACGCATTCAAGGAACTGCGTGACCGTTTCTCGCCGGAGTTTCTCAACAGGGTTGACAGTCATATAGTATTCAAACCTCTCGGCAAGAGCGATCTCCTCAAGATCATTGATCTTCAGGTGGATGAAATCAACCAGAGGCTGGAAAAGCACGAGAAAAAGGTTGTTCTGGATGATAAAGTGAAGGAGTTTCTCCTTGAGCAGGATTACAACTTCAACTACGGAGCAAGACCGATCAAGCGTATTCTCCAGACACATATAGAAGACAATCTGTCCGATATACTAATATCCGGCAGATACAAAAAACGCAGGAACTTAAGGGCGGTCTTAAAAGATGGACAAATCAGCTTCAAATAA
- a CDS encoding 2-dehydropantoate 2-reductase: MDKSASNKRIAVVGAGAIGCYYGAFFTKAGFSTELIARGAHLKAMQETGRLVFKSRIHGDSVIPVKAAGELSGEYDVIICAVKSQDTETVCADAVKHLKKNGYAVSFQNGVENPALLEKYFGKDRVLAASLYIGVWIESPGVLKHSAFGSITFGAFSDESKEKEADFADILAASHLKYDIAESMKYILWKKLIWNIAYNPLSALLESTCGKMAKDSEVFSLMVKMVKETLAAARMEGVEIPEEEWMPLIAHKDSLDDYKTSMLIDIQKNRQPELDGILMPVISRLEAAGKSAPYCETVYRSLKFKYGRIFVYTPRIAADVIVRKGDYVLLVERKYEPKGWAIPGGFVEYGEKTEDAAVRELIEETGIKADSITLLGIYSDPSRDKRGHVASAVYYTESNAEPVAGDDAKTAKFFPLDALPSDLAFDHAKILADYIKVKPV; encoded by the coding sequence ATGGACAAATCAGCTTCAAATAAACGCATAGCCGTAGTGGGAGCCGGAGCCATAGGCTGCTACTACGGCGCGTTCTTCACGAAGGCAGGCTTCAGCACGGAGCTCATCGCAAGGGGGGCGCATCTTAAAGCCATGCAGGAAACAGGCAGGCTTGTTTTCAAAAGCAGAATCCACGGGGACTCGGTTATTCCCGTTAAAGCAGCGGGAGAGCTCTCCGGCGAATATGACGTTATAATATGCGCAGTGAAGTCTCAGGATACGGAAACCGTGTGCGCAGACGCAGTGAAGCACCTGAAAAAAAACGGTTACGCGGTATCCTTCCAGAACGGAGTTGAGAACCCTGCTCTGCTTGAAAAATACTTCGGCAAGGACCGTGTTCTCGCCGCAAGCCTTTACATCGGCGTATGGATAGAATCCCCGGGGGTGCTGAAGCATTCCGCCTTCGGAAGCATAACCTTCGGCGCGTTCAGCGACGAGAGCAAAGAAAAAGAAGCAGATTTTGCGGACATCCTCGCCGCTTCACACCTGAAATACGATATTGCCGAAAGCATGAAATATATCCTGTGGAAAAAGCTGATCTGGAATATTGCCTACAATCCTCTTTCGGCGCTTCTTGAAAGCACCTGCGGAAAAATGGCGAAAGACTCTGAGGTTTTTTCCCTGATGGTGAAAATGGTGAAAGAAACCCTTGCGGCGGCAAGGATGGAAGGTGTTGAAATTCCCGAAGAGGAGTGGATGCCCCTGATCGCCCACAAGGACAGTCTGGATGATTATAAAACCAGCATGCTCATAGACATACAGAAAAACAGACAGCCCGAACTGGACGGCATACTCATGCCTGTGATAAGCCGTCTGGAAGCCGCCGGAAAAAGCGCTCCCTACTGCGAAACCGTTTACAGATCGCTTAAGTTCAAATACGGCAGAATCTTTGTTTACACCCCTAGAATCGCGGCGGATGTTATAGTGAGAAAAGGGGATTATGTCCTTTTGGTTGAAAGAAAATATGAACCGAAGGGATGGGCGATCCCGGGCGGTTTTGTTGAATACGGAGAGAAGACTGAAGATGCCGCAGTGCGGGAACTCATTGAAGAAACAGGGATTAAGGCTGATTCTATCACTCTTCTCGGCATCTATTCCGATCCCTCAAGGGATAAACGGGGACATGTGGCTTCCGCCGTGTATTACACCGAATCGAACGCCGAGCCTGTAGCGGGAGACGACGCTAAAACGGCAAAATTCTTCCCGCTGGACGCTCTTCCAAGCGATCTGGCATTTGACCACGCAAAAATTTTGGCAGATTATATAAAAGTGAAACCTGTTTGA
- the def gene encoding peptide deformylase has translation MAVREVLVYPDPVLKEISEDVTELNDKIKQVIEDLKDTMESSSHSVGIAAPQIGELYRIIAIDPGKNPKCGQSHGRQIMINPVILKWEGITPFREGCMSVPDYTGNVNRARKILVQYMDENLEEKVIETEGFEAILIQHESDHLDGVLFIDRVISRRTDLFRRKKYK, from the coding sequence ATGGCAGTCAGAGAAGTTCTGGTTTACCCCGATCCGGTTCTGAAAGAGATTTCGGAAGATGTGACGGAGCTGAACGATAAGATAAAGCAGGTCATTGAGGATCTGAAAGATACGATGGAATCATCCTCGCACTCTGTGGGGATAGCCGCACCGCAGATAGGTGAGCTTTACAGGATTATCGCAATCGATCCGGGCAAAAACCCCAAGTGCGGGCAGAGCCACGGCAGGCAGATAATGATCAACCCCGTTATTCTCAAATGGGAGGGCATAACCCCTTTCAGGGAAGGCTGCATGAGCGTTCCCGATTACACAGGGAATGTGAACAGGGCAAGGAAAATCCTTGTGCAGTATATGGATGAGAATCTGGAAGAAAAAGTCATTGAAACCGAAGGCTTTGAGGCGATTCTCATTCAGCACGAATCGGATCACCTCGATGGCGTTCTGTTTATCGACCGTGTTATATCAAGAAGAACGGATCTGTTCCGCAGGAAGAAATATAAGTAA
- a CDS encoding response regulator transcription factor, whose product MKNYIVISNNTIHLEWINEILSIQGHKCLTLRYEDREELENSGKTFTPDFVIFDIFSSNFDEECIRPFLNGEQQSTIMLLTSKSNPFQKYYFKKFNIINFLYIENDVHSFTEALKGVKPRKRMKPWAKSVLLLTVREYEILRHIAGGKTSKEIAIQLQISKNTVDTHRNKMLQKLNLSNSTALVNYAIKSGLI is encoded by the coding sequence ATGAAAAATTATATTGTTATCAGCAACAACACCATTCACCTTGAATGGATAAACGAAATACTCAGCATACAGGGACACAAGTGCCTCACCCTTCGTTACGAAGACAGAGAAGAGCTTGAAAATTCCGGCAAAACTTTCACGCCTGATTTCGTGATATTTGACATTTTTTCCAGCAACTTCGATGAGGAATGTATACGCCCTTTTCTGAACGGCGAGCAGCAGTCAACAATCATGCTCCTCACCTCAAAAAGCAATCCGTTCCAGAAATATTACTTCAAAAAATTTAATATTATAAATTTCTTATACATTGAGAACGATGTGCACTCCTTCACAGAGGCTCTCAAAGGCGTAAAGCCCAGAAAGCGTATGAAACCTTGGGCAAAATCCGTTCTGCTTCTTACTGTTCGGGAATATGAGATTCTCCGCCACATTGCTGGAGGAAAAACAAGTAAAGAGATTGCAATACAACTCCAAATAAGTAAAAATACCGTTGACACACACAGGAACAAAATGCTGCAAAAGCTTAATCTCTCCAACTCCACCGCTTTGGTGAATTACGCCATTAAATCCGGACTGATATAA
- a CDS encoding HD-GYP domain-containing protein yields the protein MKRIPLSDIQKGMIIARLDKQGVHFPFYGQVITDLNFIEELKSQGVGYVYLADPEEERLHFSFENFGLARKDDLRPPCRKAEGEPDDEENMRPGVFSPGNNLIFAKKIRQRARDNVKSIFDKIASGSLPDLDAARSVTDEFVSTCLYKNEVFMNMLLVKEALECEVNHAINVSILSIALGRRLGLPTYELENLGMAGLLHDIGMLILPEYVYKDSGKLSDNELETLKSHAEKGFEMLKRCGGLNESVLQAVLQHHEKANGTGYPEGLLERQITKNAKIVAIADTYDTITSDRPYSKGRSPVQAIKLIFGWSGRHFNETLVKFFVSLLGVYPVGTVLRLESGETGIVYEVSRGSSTKPKILVIMDENGNETEPFPMDLNTKNIVTGQPLKTIKEALTPDQITTDIFSVLEKYLFSGK from the coding sequence GTGAAGAGAATTCCTTTATCGGACATTCAGAAAGGAATGATTATAGCCAGACTGGACAAACAGGGAGTGCATTTTCCCTTTTACGGGCAAGTTATTACAGACCTTAATTTTATTGAGGAGCTTAAAAGTCAGGGAGTCGGCTATGTTTATCTGGCTGATCCGGAGGAGGAACGGCTTCACTTCTCTTTTGAAAACTTCGGTCTGGCTCGGAAGGATGATCTGCGCCCGCCGTGCAGAAAAGCGGAAGGCGAACCTGATGATGAAGAAAATATGCGCCCGGGAGTATTCTCCCCGGGGAACAATCTTATTTTCGCCAAAAAAATCCGGCAGCGCGCCCGTGACAATGTTAAATCCATATTTGATAAAATAGCCTCAGGCTCACTCCCCGATCTTGACGCCGCACGCTCCGTCACTGACGAGTTTGTCAGCACATGTCTTTATAAAAATGAAGTTTTTATGAACATGCTTCTGGTTAAAGAAGCTCTGGAATGTGAAGTCAACCACGCCATAAATGTCAGCATACTTTCCATAGCGCTGGGACGAAGGCTCGGCTTGCCCACCTATGAGCTTGAGAACCTCGGGATGGCGGGGCTTCTGCATGATATAGGCATGCTGATTCTGCCGGAATACGTGTACAAGGATTCCGGCAAACTCTCGGACAATGAGCTCGAAACACTCAAAAGCCACGCGGAAAAAGGGTTTGAAATGCTGAAAAGATGCGGCGGGCTGAATGAAAGCGTTCTTCAGGCTGTGCTTCAGCATCATGAGAAGGCAAACGGAACAGGCTATCCGGAAGGACTGCTTGAAAGGCAGATTACAAAAAACGCAAAAATAGTTGCGATAGCTGACACATACGACACTATCACATCCGACAGACCATACAGCAAAGGGCGCTCTCCCGTGCAGGCTATCAAGCTTATTTTCGGCTGGTCAGGGAGACACTTCAACGAAACCCTTGTCAAATTTTTCGTCAGTCTTCTTGGGGTTTATCCGGTGGGGACGGTTCTCCGGCTGGAATCAGGGGAGACAGGCATAGTTTACGAAGTTTCCAGAGGAAGCTCAACCAAACCAAAAATACTTGTTATCATGGATGAAAACGGAAATGAGACAGAACCTTTCCCCATGGATCTCAATACAAAAAACATTGTGACCGGGCAGCCCCTGAAAACAATTAAAGAGGCACTCACACCGGATCAGATAACAACAGACATATTCAGTGTGTTGGAAAAGTATCTTTTCAGCGGGAAATAA
- a CDS encoding Fur family transcriptional regulator, with product MNFEESLRSKNLKVTPQRMLLLSEIRGKGHVCIDELHKLVKAVSPSVSLATIYKNVNLLVEEGLLKEIPIEGAKPVYEINVGDHVHYVCSKCGYVEDLETDSYELKKFFYEKYGKYVDSVGVMIKGTCRSCSGMNS from the coding sequence ATGAATTTTGAAGAGTCGCTCAGGTCGAAAAATCTTAAGGTTACGCCTCAGAGGATGCTTCTGCTCAGCGAGATCAGGGGTAAAGGGCATGTCTGCATTGATGAACTGCACAAGCTTGTCAAAGCGGTTTCCCCTTCCGTTTCTCTCGCAACCATATATAAAAATGTAAACCTACTCGTTGAGGAAGGCTTGCTGAAAGAGATACCTATCGAGGGAGCAAAGCCCGTTTATGAGATTAACGTAGGCGACCATGTTCACTATGTCTGCTCAAAATGCGGCTATGTTGAGGATCTTGAAACGGATTCCTATGAGCTTAAAAAATTCTTCTATGAAAAATACGGAAAATATGTGGACTCTGTGGGTGTCATGATAAAAGGCACATGCAGAAGCTGCTCGGGAATGAATTCATAA
- a CDS encoding response regulator transcription factor, whose product MNELEKKLRKYSVLYAEDDEGIRKSYEMILKKLCGSLRCASDGNEAFALYTEKRPDILIADIKMPYTDGMQLVTKIRRFDKELRILLTTAYTDEQYTLQAIELDISRYLVKPVMLEDLRGALYKCVRELEEKNPEQICFENGLIYNIPLKSISSGEGEIPLTNIESRIMEILIENRGRIVRYEKFESEIWRNEYMSKETLRSHIKFLRKKIGTDIIKSAKGLGYFINS is encoded by the coding sequence ATGAACGAACTGGAAAAGAAACTGCGAAAATATTCCGTTCTCTATGCGGAGGATGATGAAGGCATACGCAAAAGCTATGAGATGATACTGAAAAAGCTTTGCGGAAGCCTTCGCTGCGCCTCCGACGGAAATGAGGCTTTCGCTCTTTACACCGAAAAAAGACCCGACATCCTCATAGCTGATATAAAAATGCCCTACACTGACGGAATGCAGCTTGTAACAAAAATACGCCGTTTTGACAAAGAATTACGCATACTACTCACAACTGCTTACACTGACGAACAGTACACTCTCCAAGCTATAGAGCTTGATATAAGCCGTTATCTGGTAAAGCCAGTTATGCTGGAGGATCTGCGGGGAGCGCTGTATAAGTGCGTCCGTGAGCTTGAAGAGAAAAATCCGGAGCAGATTTGCTTTGAAAACGGTCTCATCTACAATATTCCACTCAAAAGCATTTCATCCGGTGAAGGGGAAATTCCCTTAACCAACATTGAATCCCGCATTATGGAGATCCTGATCGAAAACAGAGGCAGAATAGTCCGCTACGAGAAATTCGAGTCCGAAATCTGGCGCAATGAGTATATGTCCAAGGAAACATTACGAAGCCACATAAAATTTTTACGCAAGAAAATTGGCACAGACATAATCAAAAGTGCTAAAGGTTTGGGCTACTTCATTAATTCCTGA
- a CDS encoding M23 family metallopeptidase: MRSKKTVVIFGSESTDSVKSFSISQNSLRLALTGAFVFIALSMIVFAVLFDFAVDRVHFLQWKDENKRLTKQIKLYEPVIAALEHKSAVLDSTQNRLMGTASLAGLQISDPQPEGGAESSQPYQIAEDIYQTNALNPMTDFLGKELDSRIKSITGLANFIEEQEYLFQSTPSGSPVEGWISSKFDFRLSPFTGRIVFHEGLDIAASFGSPVRASAKGIVIFSGYKPGYGNLVTIDHGYGFVTRYGHNSRLTVKEGDFVQRGERIALVGSTGHSTGPHVHYEVLINGIPVNPLNFMFNTSKPTQKEINTKYVKNEYN, translated from the coding sequence GTGAGAAGTAAAAAAACTGTTGTTATTTTCGGTTCCGAAAGCACCGATTCCGTTAAAAGCTTTTCTATCAGCCAGAACAGCTTAAGGCTGGCTCTGACGGGGGCTTTTGTATTTATTGCGTTATCAATGATTGTGTTTGCCGTTCTTTTTGATTTTGCGGTGGACAGGGTGCATTTTTTGCAGTGGAAAGATGAGAACAAACGTTTGACCAAGCAGATTAAGCTTTATGAGCCCGTAATAGCAGCGCTTGAACATAAATCCGCTGTGCTCGATTCCACCCAGAACAGGCTTATGGGCACTGCCTCCCTTGCCGGATTGCAGATTTCCGACCCTCAGCCGGAAGGCGGCGCGGAAAGCTCGCAGCCATACCAGATTGCGGAGGATATTTACCAGACAAATGCGCTGAATCCTATGACAGATTTTCTTGGCAAGGAACTGGATTCCCGCATAAAAAGCATTACAGGGCTTGCGAATTTTATAGAGGAGCAGGAATATCTTTTCCAGTCCACTCCTTCCGGCTCCCCTGTTGAAGGCTGGATTTCAAGCAAGTTCGACTTCCGCCTCTCCCCCTTCACCGGAAGAATTGTCTTCCATGAGGGGCTGGACATAGCAGCGTCTTTTGGCTCTCCTGTGCGTGCGTCAGCTAAGGGTATAGTTATTTTCTCCGGTTACAAACCGGGCTACGGTAATCTGGTTACAATCGACCATGGCTACGGTTTTGTGACAAGATACGGACACAACAGCAGGCTGACAGTAAAGGAAGGCGACTTCGTTCAAAGGGGTGAACGGATAGCTCTGGTGGGTTCGACAGGTCACAGCACTGGTCCTCATGTGCACTACGAAGTGCTTATAAACGGCATTCCGGTAAATCCGCTTAACTTCATGTTCAATACCTCAAAACCAACACAGAAAGAAATAAACACCAAATATGTAAAGAATGAATACAATTGA
- a CDS encoding glycine cleavage system protein R encodes MGKANLFSLMLVAGDRPGIVADVTKVLLENNFNIEDSSSTLLQGFFAAIFIVSHEKPMTECEVKELFEGLLEKKGVSVKVQSMTETEEAPAGEHYIISVYGSDKPGIVHKVASFLSAEGINIIDLQTKVAGKEKSPIYIMVMEVVLPEYFPDKTWTDKLKQISAELGTDIHLRQIETYEL; translated from the coding sequence ATGGGAAAGGCAAACCTTTTTTCACTAATGCTCGTTGCGGGCGACAGGCCCGGTATAGTAGCGGACGTAACTAAAGTTCTCCTTGAGAACAATTTTAATATCGAAGACTCAAGCTCCACCCTGCTTCAGGGTTTCTTTGCGGCTATATTCATCGTAAGCCATGAAAAGCCCATGACCGAATGCGAGGTGAAGGAACTTTTTGAAGGGCTCCTTGAAAAGAAAGGCGTTTCCGTAAAAGTGCAGAGCATGACGGAAACCGAAGAGGCTCCCGCGGGGGAGCATTATATTATCTCTGTTTACGGTTCGGACAAGCCGGGCATAGTTCATAAGGTGGCTTCGTTCCTCTCTGCGGAAGGGATAAATATCATTGATCTTCAGACGAAGGTCGCGGGCAAGGAAAAATCCCCCATATACATCATGGTTATGGAAGTTGTTCTGCCCGAATATTTCCCTGATAAAACATGGACGGACAAGCTTAAGCAGATCTCAGCCGAGCTGGGCACAGATATACATTTAAGACAGATCGAAACATACGAGTTGTAA
- a CDS encoding peptidylprolyl isomerase gives MLRKLILLLAAVLVFGCSTQKEADKTEEVGMKNTKVLFSTSLGDFEVELYDNESPETVKNFLGYVKSRFYDGTVFHRVIPGFMAQGGGFTEDLEPKEGNAPIKNEASNGIKNERGTIAMARTNDPHSASSQFFINYTDNYFLDYAAETPQGWGYAVFGKVTKGMEIVDAMADVPTGSGGFFRSDVPQTSIVIKKVKMIKKK, from the coding sequence ATGCTGCGTAAACTCATTTTGCTTCTGGCTGCGGTTCTGGTTTTCGGATGCAGTACACAGAAAGAGGCTGACAAAACTGAAGAGGTCGGGATGAAAAACACAAAAGTATTATTCAGCACAAGCCTAGGTGATTTTGAAGTTGAGCTTTACGATAATGAATCACCGGAGACGGTAAAAAATTTCCTTGGTTATGTTAAATCAAGGTTTTATGACGGAACTGTTTTCCACAGAGTAATCCCCGGGTTCATGGCTCAGGGCGGCGGTTTCACTGAGGATCTTGAGCCTAAAGAGGGGAACGCTCCCATAAAAAATGAGGCATCAAACGGCATTAAAAATGAACGCGGAACAATCGCTATGGCGAGAACCAATGATCCCCACTCCGCTTCATCGCAGTTTTTTATAAACTATACGGATAACTATTTTCTGGATTATGCAGCAGAAACTCCGCAGGGCTGGGGATATGCCGTATTCGGAAAGGTCACTAAGGGGATGGAGATCGTAGACGCTATGGCGGATGTACCCACCGGAAGCGGCGGCTTTTTCAGAAGCGATGTTCCGCAGACTTCTATTGTAATCAAAAAAGTGAAAATGATTAAAAAGAAATAA
- a CDS encoding bacteriohemerythrin, producing MRIEWTSYIQTNNELLDSQHKELFSRINRYFECAEHNHSPQDLIKTLNYLVEYVKIHFKTEDDIMTQMEYARQKEHRKSHRELTEKLVEIYKELIENGASDELHDKLAKLCQIWYVAHINDFDKRLAAFIKAYNKAHQSQI from the coding sequence ATGCGGATTGAATGGACAAGCTATATACAAACCAACAATGAGCTTTTAGACTCCCAGCATAAGGAACTGTTCAGCAGGATAAACAGATATTTTGAATGCGCCGAGCACAATCACAGTCCGCAGGATCTGATAAAAACTCTCAACTATCTGGTGGAATACGTTAAAATCCACTTCAAAACCGAAGACGACATCATGACTCAAATGGAATACGCAAGACAGAAGGAACACAGAAAATCTCACAGAGAACTAACTGAAAAACTTGTTGAAATCTACAAAGAACTTATTGAGAACGGCGCCTCAGACGAACTGCACGACAAACTGGCAAAGCTCTGCCAAATCTGGTACGTGGCGCATATAAATGATTTCGACAAACGTCTCGCCGCTTTCATCAAGGCGTATAACAAAGCGCATCAATCTCAGATCTGA